The region CGAGGCAGCGGCGACAGCTTGCCAGCGCCGTTCCGGGAGAACTGCATGAAGACCAGGTTCCACAGCTCCAGATAGCGGTCGCAGTCGCAGCCCACTCGGCAGTCGGGCCGGCCGCAGCCCACCTCCGGCCCCTGATCGATGAGGATCTCGGAGCAGGGGCCGCACGGGCCGGTGTCGCCCATGGCCCAGAAGTTGTCCTTTTCCCCTAAACGGACGATGCGGCCGGGCAGCAGGCCGTCGGCCTTCTCCCACAAGGCCGCCGCCTCGTCGTCGTCACGGAACACCGTCACCCACAGCCGCTCCTTGGGCAGGCCCAGGATCCGGGTGAGAAAATCCCAGGCGTAATGGATGGCCTCGGCTTTGAAGTAGTCACCGAAGCTGAAGTTGCCCAGCATCTCGAAGAAGGTGTGGTGGCGGGCCGTGTAGCCGACATTCTCCAGATCGTTATGCTTGCCGCCGGCCCGGACGCAACGCTGGCAGGAAACAGCCCTGGTGTAGCTGCGCCGCTCTTCCCCCAGGAAGACCCGCTTGAACTGCACCATGCCGGCGTTGGTGAACAGCAGGGTCGGGTCGTCCTCCGGCACCAGACTGGAGCTGTCCACGACCGCATGGCCGTGCTCGGCGAAATACTGCAGGAAAAGGCGGCGGATCTGATCGCTCAGCATGGGCAACAATCCCGAAAGAGGTGTGAGTGGACAGCAGGTCCGTCTCCGGGGCCGGGCGCGGCCGTGGGCCGCAGCCGCCGGACAGGTCGGACGGGTCGGACCGGTCCGACCCGGAACAGAGCCGGTTGGTCAGCGGCCGGCCGCGGCTTTGCCGCCCGGGGGAGGCGTCTCAGGCCCGGCACCGGTGGCGGCCTCTGCGGCCAGGGCCGGCAGGGCATAGGCCAGGCGCACCTTGTTCTCGATCTCCGCACAGATCTCCGGATGCTGGCGCAGAAACTGGCGGGCGTTCTCCTTGCCCTGACCGATACGCTCGCCGCCGTAGGAGTACCAGGCACCGCTCTTGTCGATCACCTCGATGGCCACGGCCAGATTGAGGACGTCACCCTCCCGGGAGATGCCTTCGCCGTAATAGATGTCGAAATCGGCGCTCTTGAAGGGCGGCGCCACCTTGTTTTTCACCACCTTGACCCGGGTCTCGTTGCCGATGACCTCCTGGCCGTCCTTGATGCTCTGCTGCCGCCGGATGTCCAGGCGCATGGAGCTGTAGAACTTGAGGGCATTGCCGCCGGTGGTGGTTTCCGGATTGCCGAAGGTGATGCCGATCTTCATCCGGATCTGGTTGATGAAAATGAGGGCGGTGTTGGTGCGCTTGAGGACGCCGGTGAGCTTGCGCATGGCCTGAGACATCAGCCGGGCCTGCAGGCCCATCTGGGGATCGCCGATGTTGCCCTCGATCTCCGCCTTGGGCACCAGGGCTGCTACCGAGTCGACGACGATGACGTCCACCGCGCCGGAGCGGATCAGAAGCTCGGCAATCTCCAGGGCCTGCTCGCCGGTATCCGGCTGGGAGACCAAGAGATCGTCGACATTCACCCCCAGGCGGCCGGCGTAGGCCACATCCAGGGCGTGCTCGGCATCGATGAAGGCGGCTGCCCCACCCCGCTTCTGCGCCTCGGCGATGACGTGCAGGGCCAGGGTGGTCTTGCCGGAGGACTCGGGGCCGTAGATTTCGGTGACCCGGCCCCGGGGCACCCCCCCGACGCCGGTGGCGATGTCCACGGACAGGGAGCCTGTGGGGATGACCGGGATGTGCTCGTGCTCCTGGCCGCCGAGACGCATGATGGCGCCACGACCGAACTGCTTGTGGATCTGGGTGAGGGCGATCTCGATGGCCTGACGCTTCTCTTCGGTGACGGTCATGTCTTCCCCCTGAGGCGGCGGGGCGCCGGGGGCTCTCCCGGCGGTCCGCCGCTCATGGCTTGTGTTGTCGGAAGCCTGAAGTGCTGGCCCCAGTCCTGGCCTTCAGGCCCCGGCCCGGACGACCAGCAGCCGGCGCCGGACCAGATCGAGGCCGGTGTGGGCCGCCAGCTCCTGGATCTGCCAGCGGTCGCCCGAGAACAGGAAGCGGTGGACCTCCCCTCCCCCTTCCCAGGCCAAGGCGATATACACGGTGCCCACGGGCTTGTCGGCGCTCCCGCCCCCAGGGCCAGCGATGCCGGTGAGACCGAGGCCCAGGTGGGCGCCGGCCAGCCGGCGCACCCCCTGGGCCATGGCCTGAGCGGTCTCGGCACTGACGGCACCCCGGGCAGCCAGGATGGCGACCGGCACGGCCAGCACCTGCTCCTTCAGGCGATTGGAGTAGGCCACCACCCCGCCTTCAAAGCTGGCCGAGATCCCCGGCACCCGGACAAGTGCCTGGCAGACCAGGCCGCCGGTGCAGGATTCAGCCACCGCCAGGGTGCGCTTGGCCTCACCCAGCAGCCGCCCCACCTCGGAGGCCATGGTCGTCCCCTCGTGGCCGAAGATGGCCCCCGCAAGTCTGGCCTCCACCTCCCTGCCGGCGGCGGCCAGCAGCCGCTCCACCTCGGCCTCGTCCTCGTCGATGGCGGTCAGCGACAGGTGCACCTCCGGAAAGACCGGGTAGTAGCCGATGCGGACCCGGGGGTGATCCCGCTCCACCAGGGCCAGTCGCTGGTTGATGGCGCTCTCCTCCAGGCCGAACACCTTGTACAGCCGCTGCCCCACCTTCTTGCCGGCGTCTTCGGCCCAGGCATCAAGCCAGGGAATCACCCGCTCCACCAGGAGCTCCCGCATTTCGTGGGGCACGCCGGGCAGAAAGAAGATTGGCTTGCCACTGTGAACCAGGAGGTAGCCGGCCATCCTGGCCTGGGGGTTCAAGACCTCGGCCCCGGCCGGCAGCCAGGCCAGCTTTTCCAGGCGGGCCTGCGCCTCCGGATCCCGGCCAGCGGCGCTGGCCCTGATCCGGGCCAGGATCTCGGGGTAGAGGGTGACTGGCCGGCGCAGAACCCGGGAGACGGTCTCGTTGGTGCGGTCATCGGTGGTCGGGCCGAGGCCGCCGGTCACCAGCACAAAGTCGGCGCGGTTCAGGGCCTTCTCCAGGGCCTCCTCGATGGCGGCAGCGCTGTCCCCCACTGTGGCCATGGCGATGATCTCGTGACCAGCGGCAAAAAGCTTGCTGGCAGCGAAGAAGCTGGTGGTGTTGAGAATCCGGCCCGAGGTCAGCTCGTCGCCGATGGCAATGATCTCCCCCAGCACAGCCCCCTCCTCAACCGGCCACCACACTGGCCAGAAGACCGGCCGCGGTGGGCGGCCCGATGCGCACCCGCACCAGGGCATTGACCAGGGCCGATGACCCCTGAACGATCACCGGCAGATAGTTGTCGGTGTGGCCGGTGAGGCCGATGCCCCGCCGCGGGCGGCCCTCGATGAGGGCGGGCCGTTCCTGGCCCAGGAAACGGCCGGCAAAGGCGGCCCGCTTGTCCCGGTCCAGGCCGGCCAAAAGCTGCCGCCGCCGCTCCTTGTCCGCTGGCGGCACCTGATCGGCCATGGCGGCCGCCAGTGTGCCGGGGCGGGGCGAGTAGGCAAAGACATGCAGGGAGCTTAGAGGCAGCGCTTCGACCAGGGCAGCCGTGCGGCCAAAGGCCGCGTCGTCTTCCCCGGGGAAGCCCACCAGCACATCGGCGCCGATGGCCGCCTCCGGCAAAGCGGCATGCACCGCCTGCACCACCGCCCGGTAGTCTTCCATGCGGTATGGCCGGTGCATGCGGGCCAGCACGCCGTTGTCGCCGCTTTGCAACGGGATATGGAAATGGGGCATCAGCCGGGGCTGGGCGGAAAAGAGGGCCAGCAGCTCCGGGGTGATCTCGCTGGGCTCCAGGGAGCTCACCCGCAGCCTGGGCACGCGGGTCTCGGCCAGCAGCAGGCGCAAGAGGCCGGCGAGGGATCGGGGCGGCGCGAGATCGTGGCCATAGGCGCCGGCATGGATGCCGGTGATGACCAGCTCCCGGTAGCCGGCAGCCGCCAAGGCCTGCGCCTGGGCCAGCACCGCCTCCGGCGCCAGGCTGCGGCTCGGTCCCCGGGCCTGGGGCACGATGCAATACGTGCAGCCGTTGTCGCAGCCGTCCTGCACCCGCAAAAAGGCCCGGGTGCGGCCGGCCATGGCCGGCAGCGGCAGCTGCGCCACGTGGCGGCAGTCCGTCATGGGTGCCAGGTGACGACCGGCCGCCGGCCAGGGCTCGGCCAGGGCCAGGGCCACCAGCCGGTCCTTGGCGCTGTTGCCCACCAGACAAAGGGGCGCGGCCACCGATGCCGCCAGTTCGTCCGGCGCCGTCTGGGCATGGCAGCCGGTGACCACCAGCCGGGCCGCCGGCTGCAACCGGGCGACGCGCCGAACCAGCTGCCGGGACTGGCTGGCGGCCCGGGCGGTGACCGCGCAGGTGTTGACCACCACGATGTCCGCCGGCCCCCCCCAGGGCACCACCGCCAGGCCGGCCTGCCGGAAGCCGGTGGCCAAGGCCGCGGTCTCGTACTGGCTCACCTTGCAGCCCAGAAAGGCCAGGGCCGCCGTGCGAGGCTCGGTCATGCCGAAGCTCCCCCGGCCGCCAGCAACCTCAACCCGTCGCCGGCGGCACGATCTCGCCGCCCCCCAGGACCAGGTCACCCAGGTAGAGGACAGCGTACTGACCCGGTGTGACGGCGCGTTGCGGCTGATCGAAGACCAGCCTCCCTCCCAGCCCTCCCGGGACGGGATAGAGGGTTGCCGGCGCCTGGCGCTGGCGGTAGCGGATACGGGCCGCGCAACGCAACGGCAAGGCCGGCGGCCGGCCCGCCACCCAGGACAGGGGGGCCACCAGGACCTCCTGCTGCCAGAGGTCGGCCTCTTTGCCCACGACCACCCGGTCGCGATCGGCATCGATGGCCAGCACATAATAGGGGGAAGCGTCAGGAATGCCCAGCCCCCGCCGCTGGCCCACGGTGAAGTGGTGGATGCCCGGGTGCCGGCCCAGCACCCGCCCCATCCGGTCCACCACCTCGCCAGCCAGCCGGCCGGCACCCGGGCGGGCGGTCAGAAGATCCTCCACCGCTCCCCCAGCCAGAAAGCACACGTCCTGGCTCTCCGGGCCATGGAGCCCGGCCAGGCCGAGAGACCAGGCCAGCCGGCGCACCGCGGCTTTGGTCAGGCGACCCAGGGGGAAGCGCACCTCAGCCAGCTGCTCCTGATCGAGAAGGGCCAGGAAATAGGACTGATCCTTGGCGATGTCCCGGCCCTGGCCCAGGCCGATCCCACCGTCAGGGAGCGCCAGCCGGCGGGCGTAGTGCCCGGTGGCCAGGAACCGGCAACCCAGTTGGCGAACCCGGTCCAGGAGAGCGCCGAATTTTATTCTTCGATTGCAGATCGTGCAAGGATTTGGCGTGCGGCCGGCCAGGTAGGCCGCGACAAAGGGGGAGAGCACCTCCACCTCGAAGCGGTCGGCCAGCTCCAGAACTTCGAGCTCAATACCGAGGCGGACCGCAATACCCGCCACCCGGGACTCCTGGCGGTCGGCATCCGGCTGCCCCAGGTGCAAGAACATGCCCTTGACCGGCAAGCCTCGGCGGACCAGGAGGGCGGCGGTGACGGAGCTGTCCACCCCGCCGCTCATGGCCACCGCCACCGGTGCCCCCGGCATCAGCCCCTCTCCTGCCAGCAACGATCGGCCTCCGCCAAAACGCCTTCGGCCCGGTCAGGGCGCTGGGCGCTCTGCCGGGCCGAAGCCCAGTGCCACATGCTCCGTCCCATCACCGATGAGACTACGAGCGCCGGATCCCTCAACCGCCACCGGCGCTGGGGGTGGCGCAGGACTCCTCCTTGCCCTCTTTCAAAGCCTCCACCGAGCCTTGCACATGGGCCCGGGAGACCTTCACCCGCACCTTGTCCGCGATCTCCAAGGTCACCACCTTGTCGGTAAGACCGGTAATCATCCCGTGCAAGCCGCCGCTGGTGATCACCTGATCGCCCTTCTTGAGGCCGTCCAGAAACTGCTGGTGCTCCCGAGCCCGTTTCTGCTGCGGTCGAATCAGCAGGAAGTAGAAGATGCCGAAGATGAGGATGAGGGGGATGAAGGAAGCGATACCGGCGGCCGGGCCGCCTTCGCCTCCTGGCGGAGCACCGCCGGCGCCCATCGCGAAAGCTATTCCGTACATGGCTGTTCCTCGCAAACCAGGGTTCTCATGGGGACACAGGAGGACCCCGGGGACTGGCGGGACCTGGGAGCCTCCGGATCCTCTTCCGCAATGTCGGCGGCCGGGCCGCGCCGGGCATAGAACTCGGCCCGGAAGGCCGCAAAACGATCCGCCACGATAGCCGCGCGCATCTCCTGAACCAATC is a window of Thermodesulfobacteriota bacterium DNA encoding:
- the yajC gene encoding preprotein translocase subunit YajC, producing MYGIAFAMGAGGAPPGGEGGPAAGIASFIPLILIFGIFYFLLIRPQQKRAREHQQFLDGLKKGDQVITSGGLHGMITGLTDKVVTLEIADKVRVKVSRAHVQGSVEALKEGKEESCATPSAGGG
- the mtaB gene encoding tRNA (N(6)-L-threonylcarbamoyladenosine(37)-C(2))-methylthiotransferase MtaB, with translation MTEPRTAALAFLGCKVSQYETAALATGFRQAGLAVVPWGGPADIVVVNTCAVTARAASQSRQLVRRVARLQPAARLVVTGCHAQTAPDELAASVAAPLCLVGNSAKDRLVALALAEPWPAAGRHLAPMTDCRHVAQLPLPAMAGRTRAFLRVQDGCDNGCTYCIVPQARGPSRSLAPEAVLAQAQALAAAGYRELVITGIHAGAYGHDLAPPRSLAGLLRLLLAETRVPRLRVSSLEPSEITPELLALFSAQPRLMPHFHIPLQSGDNGVLARMHRPYRMEDYRAVVQAVHAALPEAAIGADVLVGFPGEDDAAFGRTAALVEALPLSSLHVFAYSPRPGTLAAAMADQVPPADKERRRQLLAGLDRDKRAAFAGRFLGQERPALIEGRPRRGIGLTGHTDNYLPVIVQGSSALVNALVRVRIGPPTAAGLLASVVAG
- the mnmA gene encoding tRNA 2-thiouridine(34) synthase MnmA, which gives rise to MPGAPVAVAMSGGVDSSVTAALLVRRGLPVKGMFLHLGQPDADRQESRVAGIAVRLGIELEVLELADRFEVEVLSPFVAAYLAGRTPNPCTICNRRIKFGALLDRVRQLGCRFLATGHYARRLALPDGGIGLGQGRDIAKDQSYFLALLDQEQLAEVRFPLGRLTKAAVRRLAWSLGLAGLHGPESQDVCFLAGGAVEDLLTARPGAGRLAGEVVDRMGRVLGRHPGIHHFTVGQRRGLGIPDASPYYVLAIDADRDRVVVGKEADLWQQEVLVAPLSWVAGRPPALPLRCAARIRYRQRQAPATLYPVPGGLGGRLVFDQPQRAVTPGQYAVLYLGDLVLGGGEIVPPATG
- the recA gene encoding recombinase RecA translates to MTVTEEKRQAIEIALTQIHKQFGRGAIMRLGGQEHEHIPVIPTGSLSVDIATGVGGVPRGRVTEIYGPESSGKTTLALHVIAEAQKRGGAAAFIDAEHALDVAYAGRLGVNVDDLLVSQPDTGEQALEIAELLIRSGAVDVIVVDSVAALVPKAEIEGNIGDPQMGLQARLMSQAMRKLTGVLKRTNTALIFINQIRMKIGITFGNPETTTGGNALKFYSSMRLDIRRQQSIKDGQEVIGNETRVKVVKNKVAPPFKSADFDIYYGEGISREGDVLNLAVAIEVIDKSGAWYSYGGERIGQGKENARQFLRQHPEICAEIENKVRLAYALPALAAEAATGAGPETPPPGGKAAAGR
- a CDS encoding CinA family nicotinamide mononucleotide deamidase-related protein, which translates into the protein MLGEIIAIGDELTSGRILNTTSFFAASKLFAAGHEIIAMATVGDSAAAIEEALEKALNRADFVLVTGGLGPTTDDRTNETVSRVLRRPVTLYPEILARIRASAAGRDPEAQARLEKLAWLPAGAEVLNPQARMAGYLLVHSGKPIFFLPGVPHEMRELLVERVIPWLDAWAEDAGKKVGQRLYKVFGLEESAINQRLALVERDHPRVRIGYYPVFPEVHLSLTAIDEDEAEVERLLAAAGREVEARLAGAIFGHEGTTMASEVGRLLGEAKRTLAVAESCTGGLVCQALVRVPGISASFEGGVVAYSNRLKEQVLAVPVAILAARGAVSAETAQAMAQGVRRLAGAHLGLGLTGIAGPGGGSADKPVGTVYIALAWEGGGEVHRFLFSGDRWQIQELAAHTGLDLVRRRLLVVRAGA